The proteins below are encoded in one region of Macaca nemestrina isolate mMacNem1 chromosome 10, mMacNem.hap1, whole genome shotgun sequence:
- the LOC105492883 gene encoding tubulin alpha-1B chain has product MRECISIHVGQAGVQIGNACWELYCLEHGIQPDGQMPSDKTIGGGDDSFNTFFSETGAGKHVPRAVFVDLEPTVIDEVRTGTYRQLFHPEQLITGKEDAANNYARGHYTIGKEIIDLVLDRIRKLADQCTGLQGFLVFHSFGGGTGSGFTSLLMERLSVDYGKKSKLEFSIYPAPQVSTAVVEPYNSILTTHTTLEHSDCAFMVDNEAIYDICRRNLDIERPTYTNLNRLISQIVSSITASLRFDGALNVDLTEFQTNLVPYPRIHFPLATYAPVISAEKAYHEQLSVAEITNACFEPANQMVKCDPRHGKYMACCLLYRGDVVPKDVNAAIATIKTKRSIQFVDWCPTGFKVGINYQPPTVVPGGDLAKVQRAVCMLSNTTAIAEAWARLDHKFDLMYAKRAFVHWYVGEGMEEGEFSEAREDMAALEKDYEEVGVDSVEGEGEEEGEEY; this is encoded by the exons ATG CGTGAGTGCATCTCcatccacgttggccaggctggtgtccagATTGGCAATGCCTGCTGGGAGCTCTACTGCCTGGAACACGGCATCCAGCCCGATGGTCAGATGCCAAGTGACAAGACCATTGGGGGAGGAGATGATTCCTTCAACACCTTCTTCAGTGAGACGGGCGCTGGCAAGCATGTGCCCCGGGCCGTGTTTGTAGACTTGGAACCCACGGTCATTG atGAAGTTCGCACTGGCACCTACCGCCAGCTCTTCCACCCTGAGCAGCTCATCACAGGCAAGGAAGATGCTGCCAATAACTATGCCCGAGGGCACTACACCATTGGCAAGGAGATCATTGACCTTGTGTTGGACCGAATTCGCAAGCTG GCTGACCAGTGCACCGGTCTTCAGGGCTTCTTGGTTTTCCACAGCTTTGGTGGGGGAACTGGTTCTGGGTTCACCTCCCTGCTCATGGAACGTCTCTCAGTTGATTATGGCAAGAAGTCCAAGCTGGAGTTCTCCATTTACCCAGCGCCCCAGGTTTCCACAGCTGTAGTTGAGCCCTACAACTCCATCCTCACCACCCACACCACCCTGGAGCACTCTGATTGTGCCTTCATGGTAGACAATGAGGCCATCTATGACATCTGTCGTAGAAACCTCGATATTGAGCGCCCAACCTACACTAACCTTAACCGCCTTATTAGCCAGATTGTGTCCTCCATCACTGCTTCCCTGAGATTTGATGGAGCCCTGAATGTTGACCTGACAGAATTCCAGACCAACCTGGTGCCCTACCCCCGCATCCACTTCCCTCTGGCCACATACGCCCCTGTCATCTCTGCTGAGAAAGCCTACCATGAACAGCTTTCTGTAGCAGAGATCACCAATGCTTGCTTTGAGCCAGCCAACCAGATGGTGAAATGTGACCCTCGCCATGGTAAATACATGGCTTGCTGCCTGTTGTACCGTGGTGATGTGGTTCCCAAAGATGTCAATGCTGCCATTGCCACCATCAAGACCAAGCGCAGCATCCAGTTTGTGGATTGGTGCCCCACTGGCTTCAAGGTTGGCATCAACTACCAGCCTCCCACTGTGGTGCCTGGTGGAGACCTGGCCAAGGTACAGAGAGCTGTGTGCATGCTGAGCAACACCACAGCCATTGCTGAGGCCTGGGCTCGCCTGGACCACAAGTTTGACTTGATGTATGCCAAGCGTGCCTTTGTTCACTGGTATGTGGGTGAGGGGATGGAGGAAGGCGAGTTTTCAGAGGCCCGTGAAGACATGGCTGCCCTTGAGAAGGATTATGAGGAGGTTGGTGTGGATTCTGTTGAAGGAGAGggtgaggaagaaggagaggaataCTAA